One Bythopirellula goksoeyrii genomic window, CACGTCGCCCACGATGATGCCTGCTGAATGCATCGTCTCGAATGCGGCAGCGATATTGCGTGCCGCCAATAGAAGATGGTGCCAACGGGCTTCTGGAAAACTCCGTCTTCGGTTTGCTGTCCCATAAAGCTCATGCAATTGGAGGGCATCGTGAACTCTGGGCATGATGATTCCCAGTACATCACGACTGCGAGGGTCATGCACCAATGACCGAGGCCAGGCAGAAATTGAATCCAATTCTGGAGTTCGCAGCCCGATCATCGCATGGAGTTTCGCCAGCATCTCGGCAGGCAAGGGTCGTTGGTGATAGAGCTTGGCAACGAGGTTCTCGTCCCCATCAATATTGTAGACGCTTCCTTCGCCTCCTTTCCCAATGATATCGCCGAGATGAATCTCGTTTCCTTGCGAATCAAACAATCTTGGTGCGCTAGTCATCTTTTCGGGCAGCTAAGAGGAGAGTTTTGTCATCGTCACTGCGGCTGCTCACAGAGGGAGAGCGAAGGAAACCTTCCAATTTGTCTCCCAAGCTTTGCCAATCCGGTAGAGTACGCAACGCCTGAAAAAGCGGCTCGAAGAAGGGAGAATGAGGAGTTTGAGAATCAAATCGCAAGGCAATTCGATCTATCCCGTCGGTGAACATAGCTACGTTGCAGAAGATACTTTCCGTGACATAGAGTTGCAATCGATCTCGGTATTCCTTCGAAGTCAGAAAGGTGGTTGTATTGATATACTCGCCCGATTCGGGCCAGAACACGACACCATGGACACCTTTTTGCTCAAGGACGATGGCGCCATCGCCGATCTGAAAAAAACACGAACCGGTCGGTGAGAGGATTGCCGCACAGAGCGTAGTGGCAAACTCTGCAGATCGTGACTCGCGCACTTTTGCTTCTTCATCGAGTCGCTGTCGTGCCACGTCGCACCATTGGATAATCTGCGATTCATCTAAATCGGCGATCGTGCCGTGAGCCTCCAGATAGGCATCCACGCATTCAACGATCGCGTTGCAAACTACCAACGAACCGACTGCGCTATGTTTTGCCGAACCAGCACCATCGGCCACACAAGCAACGAGCGTTCCGACAGACTTCCCCTCCAAGACTCGCACTCGGCTGCTATCTTGACACGGGATATCGTCCGCAACATGCGATTCTCCCTGCACACTACGGACAATGGAACGCCACTCGATAGTCATGTCAGATTTGAGCCCAACCACTGGGGCCTGAGGTGGGGTCTTCCAGCGGGACTTCGTCTCCCGGCGAAGAGCGGGAAACGGCCTGTTGTGAATTGGAGAGCCAACTGAATAGCTCCCGGAACTTTGTTCCCTGCAACCACAGCGACTTGCGAACGCTGATTTCATCGAGAACTTTCATGTTGGCTCCCTCAACTCCCACGGCAAAAAAGCAAAATGCTTTCTCTTGCTCGCCTTTGTGTACGCGCTGAATGATGGGTTTCCAGTGATCGTTCGGCTCGCCGTCGGTGATAAGGAACGCCCAAGGGCGATAATAAGCGATGCCATTTTCTCGATAGCTCGCCTTTCGCTCCTCGATCATGTCTAGTGCGACTTGAATCGCTTCCCCCATTGGAGTGCCACCGATCACATTCAATTTAGGGGGATTAAAATCCAGGGCCGTGGCAAACTCTACTAGCCGGGTCACCCGCCCCCCGAAAGTCACGATTGCAACTTCCACCCGTTTGGCGGCCAAAGTATCGGCCAGCAATTCATCCCGATAAGTTTCGAGGCCCTTGTTAAGCTCCGCGATTCGGGGACCATGCATCGAAGTCGACGTATCTAGAATCAGCACGCAAGGAACCCGAGGCTCCGGATTCTCAGCGAATTCGACTGAATCAAAAGCGTTTTCGGCAGAAATTTGGTCCATTATTACCCCGTCGTTACCCGCAGGACTTCGGACTGCTAGCAATGCAATGTCAGCACACTATTCGTGAATAGGACCCTAGTATGCCCTGTGAGCTAGCTACTTTCAAGTCGGAGCACCTAGCCCAAACCTATAAAAACCGCTTGAAGAATTCGAGACAAACGCGCTGCTACTGCCGAGAACCGCCGTTTACCGTAGTTAGTGATATTCGTATGCTCCCAGGGGTGCGAGATCAGGCTCTGCACACCGCTATAAATCTTCTACGGAGCGATGACAATGGACATTCGATTTTCCGCATTTTTCTTTGGACGCAATGGATTGCTCGCGCTACTCACACTTTTGATTCTAACTGGACCAGTCGGGCTCTGCTTTTCGCAAGAACTGCGTATCGAGACGGAGATTTTTGCGGACGACCAAGAAGAGCCTTTGAGTAAAACGGTCACATTATTTGATTCCAATACGGTCTACGACTTCACCGAGAATCCCCCCGCGATTGCCGTGTTTCGCCCACCAACTGCTTCTCACGACGGACAATTTATTCTGTTAGATTTACAGTCTGAGAGACGTACTGAAGTCTCCACAGAGAGGATAACTGGTCTGATCGACAAGTTGGTGCGCTGGGCGAGTGATCAGAAAGATCCGCTACTGAATTTTTGTGCGGATCCCCAGTTCGAAGAGACATTCGATAAATCAACAGGAATGCTCAGTCTCACGAGTGAACTATGGAACTATCGCGTAGCCACAGTTCCTGCCGATGATCCGACCACTCTAAAACGCTATCGGGAATTCACGGATTGGTATACTCGACTCAATACGATGATGAATAGCACGCCCCCGCCAGGTCCACGATTGGAACTCAACAAGGCGTTGGAAAAGCACGGTGTTGTGCCGGTGGAAATTCAGCGTACGGTCGATTCCAGCAGTTCGACTCTGCGTGCGGTCCATCTGATTACTTGGCGTCTGTCGCGGGCAGATCGTGCACGGCTCGAAGAAGCCAGACACCATTTGGCTACCTTTGAAAAGGTAGACAACGCCGAATTCATTGCCCAACAATACGAAACGAATTTGGTCCGCGGGCAATCCGAGTAAGGAGCAAGGGCGATAGCCGCTCAACGCCCTACTCTCTACACACCATTCTCTACGCTCCGACTATGCAGCATGCGGAAACGCTTTGATTTCCGGCTTGTCTGACTCATCTTCGTCGACAGCAGGATGCACTCGCAAGGCAATCTTTGGTGGGCTGCGGCGTTCTTGGACAAAGCCTCGGGTTCCTACGCGGAAGAACTCGGTGTATTCGGCGGCGAGACCAACGGGGAAGCGGCTTTCCAATGCGTTGAGCATTTCATTGAACGTAAGTCCTTCGCGATAGATCACTCGATAGGCGGCTTTGAGCTCCAATACTTCTTCCCGAGTGAAACCTGCTCTTTGAAGCCCTACTCTGTTCAATCCGACTATGAGTGCCGTTGCGCCGTCTGTGAGAACAAACGGTGGTAGATCCTGCACCACCTTGGTGCATCCTCCCACCATTGCCAGGCGGCCTATGCGGCAATGTTGATGAACGGCGGCGTTGCCACCTAGGCAGGCCCGATCGCCGACTTCGACGTGCCCCCCGAGCATCACCCCATTGGTGAGTATCACACGATTACCGACACGGCAATCGTGGGCTACGTGGGCACCTACCATCAGCAGGCAATCGTCGCCGATGGTGGTCGTTTGGTCTGCATGAATAGCCCGATGCACGGTGGAGTGTTCGCGGATGGTATTTCGCGAGCCAATCACCAATCGTCCCGATTTCTCTGGGCGATTCGCATGCTGCGCAAATCCGCCCAGCACGGTTCCTTCACAAACTGAGTTGTCTGTACCGAGCGTTGTGCCGCTCTTGATCGTCACATGGCCGGCTAGTTTGGTTCTCGCACCAATAACGACATCGCCTTCGATGATTGAGAACGGTCCAATCTCGACATCAGCACCGATCTGGGCTTGGTCACTGATGATTGCTGTGGAGTGAATCATAGGGGTTGGGTCCTTAATTGAGCCGAATCATAGCAAGGTGTCGAATCTAGCGATACGTCGAGCGGAGCCAGCAATTGGGGGCCATTAGCGGGAAAATGCCCTCTCCCTGGTAGTATCGGATGGGAGGGTTGTAACGGGTTAGGTTTGCTACTGGATTCTTTCCAAAAGCCGGGGATCCCAATTGCCATTTGGAATGGGAAGGGACTTCACTTTTACGGTTGCCCCTGGGCGAAGAAACCCTTTGCGCGTTAAACTCCTGATAGCGAACAGTCGCAGTGCTAGCATTGCCGGCAATAACTATTAGTTGTAATGAGAAAGTGAACCCATGGCAGACGAAAACAAGCTCTATGACGAGGCCGACCAACTGAAGGCCGCTGGCAAACTCGATGAGGCCGCTGCAAAACTTGGCGAAGCGCTCGCAATCAACGATCAATATGCCTTGGGTCACTCGGCCATGGCTGTGGTCCTGCAAAAGATGGGCAAGCACGAGGAGGCCATCGAACATGCTTGCAAGGTCGCCGAACTCGATCCGATGGACCCTTTTAGCTTCACAGCGTTGAGCGTCACCTACCAGCGTGCCTATGCTGGCACCGGTAATATGGACTACGTCCGCCTGGCCGAAGAAGCGATGGAACGGAGTAGGCAGTTGAGTCAGGGATGAATCGCCAATTCGCGCTCCGCTCCGCCTCGTGAGACTCGGCAGGCGCGTCGCGGCTAACGAATTCGCTAGCTGGGCTTTTGGACGACGCGTTTTTGGACGTCGGTTTCTAGCGGTCCGAAAGCTTGTTCGTGGCGCTGCACGGAGAGGTGCAGGGCGTGGAGAAGGCGCTTGGCGGTGTAGTAGTTGGTCACTAGGCGCTGAGTTATCACGACGGGTTCTGTCGGTACGCCGAAGGGTTGGGAGTTCAGGCCGAAGTCGATGATCAGCTCCTCAGGAGTGCCTGTCACGCGGCAGAAGTTGGCGTAGGAGCAGCTTGCGTTGTGGTCGTCGACTTGCACGCGCTGCTGTTCTTGCTGATTGGCTGCTTGGGCTTCTTTGGGCTCTTTTTTTTCGTCTGCCACGGGATGACTCCGTTTGTCGTAGGTTGTCAGAATTGAGATATGAGTTAGACCACGCTCTGGCGAGCGTAGCTACTGAATTCGAGCTACGAGTTTAAATGATTTGCCCAGAGGACGCTATCCCCGGCGCGAGGTGGTCTTTGGGCTAGTAATGCTGAGGATGACGCTTTCAGCTTCGGATGCTGGGGTAAGATAGGTAGCCGCTTTGCGGAGCTCTAGTTTCTTGAGCAATCCATTATGTCTTGCCTCGCCCCGTTCTAAGACCCACTTGCGGCCTTTGATGAGCAGTAGTTGGTCAAATGCAGACCAATGCGGTTCGAACCAGCGGAGAATTTTTGATAGAGAGGCGACTCCTCGAGCAACAAGCGTGTCGAATGTTTGCAATTGCAAAACTTCCTCGGCGCGACAGCCATAGACCGTGGCCGGCAAATGCAATTCTGAAACGATCGCCTCGACGACCTTGGCTTTTTTTTGCATCGATTCGCAGACACTCACTTTCAAGTCAGGACGACAGATCGCGAGGATAAGTCCAGGAACTCCACCCCCCGTGCCGATGTCGAGAATCCGCTTGCGCTCTGGTAGCAGCTTGGCAAGTTCCAGGCTGTCGACCACATCACGGTTGACGAATTTTTCGAGAGTCGTATGTCGAGTGAGATTGATTTGCTCATTCCAGCGCCATAAGACACTGCGATAGCGATCAAGCAATCCGATTCGGTCGTCGGGCAATTCGATGCCAACTTCGCAGAGCGCGTGGGCCAGATCGGCAGGGGTAGGCTGGGTGTTTTCGGTTTCAGACAATGGGGTTCTCGATTTTCTTGGTAGCGGAATCTACGGAGTCCAGTATCCTGCAAGCTGCTGCGTGTGCAAAGGGGGCAACTAATGGGGCAGGCATCTTGCCTGTCAGGTATGTTCACAGTCTGGAAGCCTGCGCCGCGGACAATGGATCATGCTTGGATTTCTGAATATCAACAAACCGGCAGGGTGGACGTCGAGAGACGTAGTAAACCGTGTGCAGCGACTTGTGCGACCTGCCAAGGCGGGGCATGCGGGGACGCTTGATCCGTTGGCGACTGGAGTGCTGGTCGTGGCGGTGGGGAGGGCGACGCGGTTGATCGAATATGTGCAGCAAAAGCAGAAGCGCTATGAGGCCAGCTTCTTGCTGGGCCGCAGGAGTCCGAGCGAAGATATCGAGACCGAGGTGAGCGAAATTGTTGAAGCAACAATTCCAACTCTCACTGAAATCAATGCGGCCTTACCGCGATTTGTTGGAAGTATTGAGCAACGTCCTCCCGCCTATTCGGCGGTCCACGTCGCAGGTCGACGCGCTTATGATTTGGCCCGTGAGGGGAAAGAGGTCTCGATCGCTCCGCGTTCCGTCGAAGTCGATCGTCTCGACTTCACCCGCTATGAGTACCCAGAACTTGACCTCGCGATCGACTGTGGCAGCGGGACGTATGTCCGCAGTTTGGGGCGAGATTTGGCCGAGAGTTTAGGTACAGGTGCCGTGATGAGCAGGCTCGTGCGTACGGCGATTGGCGAATTCACGCTAAATCAATCGGTTGCTATCGACGAGCTTACTCCGGAGCGGATCGAAGAAGAGTTGGTTCCGCTGGCAGTGGCTGTCAGCCATCTGCCACAGATGATGCTCTCTAGTGAGCAAGTCAGGGAGCTGGAGTTTGGCCGAACGATCGCTGTGGAGGGTTACCGTGCGGGTGCCGAGATTGCGGGGATTAATGGTCGTGGCGACCTTGTTGCCGTGCTGACAGAGAAGCGAGCGGGGATTCTCAAAGTGCTTCGCAACTTTGCGCCATCGGTATGATCGATATTTCTGTGTCGGTATTTCTTGCCAATTGGGGTTGGGAGTGGGTGTCAGAGAACAATGAACGGCATTCTTGCGTGGATACTCTTGATAGCCGTGGGAGGAAGCCCATGGTTTTTTGTCGATTTCGACCATGGGCTTCTGCCCACGACTATGAAAGAGAATGGAGTTCTGCTCACTCTTGTAGGGGTTGTGCCAATACGTGCTGTCGTAGGCGTTTGAACTACGAGGGAAAACGTATCGCACTGACCAATGCGAGTAGAATCTCATGCCGCAAAACGTCGAAACTGATTTTAGGAGTCTGTGCGCGCTTCCGGTGCGCTCGGACTGCGAACACTCGGATGAACAACCAGGGATAAAAAAGTAGGGCATGGACTGGCCCCCACGATCGGTCCGTGTTTTCTGCCATGATGGCGAGCGCGGACGAACCTAACGGATCGCCAGAGACCGCGCATGTTCGAAAATCGCAGCTTGCGAATCGATCTTTTTACTTTGATCCTGCTCGCCGCAACAGCGGTGCTGGGTGTTGCGCTCTTTTCCTATAACTCAGCCGACCCTCCCAGTTCGCTTGTTCAACCTCCGCAAACTGAGTTTCACAATGCGTGCGGGCCTATTGGGGCTTATGTCGCGCATTATCTGCTCGAGAGTGTTGGGGTAGGAGCGTATTATCTGTTCGGATCGTTGGTGGTGCTATCGGTGGTGTTGATGTGGCGGGGCGAGATCGACCAGCCTGTGTTGCGTGCCGTCGGCTGGACCCTGTCGCTAGTGGCGGTGAGTACGCTTGCCAATCTATTGTTGCCGAATATTTCTCCGGGCCCCGAAATCGGCCCGGGCGGCTTTCTGGGTGCGATGGGCCGAGTGCTGTTGGAATCGCATTTTGCTTCCACCGGTGCGTATATTCTCACGCTAAGCGTGTTGCTAGCCGGTTGGCTCCTATCGACGGACTACTTCCTGTTTCATGCTGCGGCTGTGACGACCCGCGTTTCTGGTCGGGGGATCATGACACTGGGGCATTTCAGCACCTCCAATCCACTGGCCCGCAAGGCTCGTCCCAAGAGTGACGTAGAAGATGGCATTGAAGATGAGGGTGACGAAGAGGAAGAGTATGAATACGAGTATGAGGACGATGGCGAAGAGGATGCCGAAGACGAGGAATGGGAGTACGAAGATGACGAAGAAGATGATGCCGCCGAGGAAGAAGAGGTCTTGATCCGCACTCCTGCCTCGAAACAGGAGCCTGAATCCGCTTCCGACGAGGAAGGAATCGTTGAGCAGGAGGAGGACGACGAAGTGCCTGCAAAACCATTGAAGAACAAACTGGCTTCTGCCTTGGGCATTGGGAAAAAGAAGAGCGAGCCGAAGAAAAGTTTGCTCAAGAAAACCGAGCGGGAAGAAGTCATCAGCCAACTCGATGCTGCCGAGCAAAAGTTCCCAGAAACAGAGTTCGACTACGTACTGCCGCCACTCGATTTACTGCTCGAATCGGACACGGTCTGTTATGAGGAACATGAGAAGGAAGTCCGGCGCAAGGCCAAGATTTTGGAGAAGACTTTCAAGAATTTTGGTTTCAATGTGAAAGTCGTCGAGATCGAGACGGGGCCGGTTATCGCGCAGTATGAGGTACAACTCGAAGCGGGCTTGCGGTTGGCCAAGATTACGAATCTGGCGGATGACTTGGCAATTGCCCTACGTGTACCGAGTGTGCGCATCGTGGCACCCATCCCGGGTAAGAACACGGTCGGTATTGAAGTGCCGAACGAGAATCGACAATTGGTCCGTATGCGCGAAGTGATCGAAGAGGCCAACGGCCGCGCTGCGCGGATGAAGATTCCCATCTACCTCGGCAAGGATGTTTCGGGCAATCCACTGGTGGTCGATCTCACAACGATGCCGCATCTGCTGATTGCCGGTCGCACGGGTACTGGTAAGAGCGTGTGTCTGAACACGATCATCTTGTCGATGCTGATGAGTCGTGGACCAGATGAAGTGCGGATGCTGATGATCGATCCTAAGATGGTCGAGCTGAGTGGTTACCAGAAACTCCCTCATCTGATGCACCCGGTCGTCACCGACATGAAGAAGGCCGAGGCAATTCTGGCCTGGGGCGTCGACAAAATGGAAGAACGTTACCAGTTGCTAGCTCGGGCCGGTGTGCGTCATGTGACGGTGTACAACCAGTTGAGTGAAGAAGAACTCCGCCAGCGGATCAAACCCACCAGCGAAGCAGAGTGGGAACAGATCCCCAAGCAGTTGCCGTTTATCGTGATTGTGGCCGACGAAATGGCGGATTTGATGATGACTGCCGGCAAGGACGTCGAGCAGCATATCATTCGCTTGGCACAGAAGAGTCGTGCGGTGGGCATCCATCTCATTCTGGCTACCCAAAAACCGACCGTCGACGTGATCACGGGGTTGATCAAATCGAACTTGCCAGCACGGATTGCCTTCCAAGTGGCCAGCCGCACCGACAGCCGAGTGGTGCTCGACGAGATGGGGGCCGACAAGCTCTTAGGCAATGGCGATATGTTGTTTCTTTCGCCGGGCACAAGTCAATTGCTTCGTGGCCAGGGAACTTATCTTTCGGACGACGAGATCACCCGGGTGGTTGATTTTGTCGGAACCGATGTGCCACAGTTTGCCAAGGAATTGATTGAACTCAAGACTAAGGAGGAAGAGGAAGCTGCGGTCCCGGGACAATTGAAGAATCGCGATGAGATGTACGAAGCTGCCGTCGACATTGTCGTCCGCGAACGCCGTGGGAGTGTATCACTGCTACAGCGATGCTTGGGCATCGGCTACGGCCGTGCCGCACGGTTGATCGATTTCATGGCCGAAGATGGCATTGTGGGTGAATACAACGGCTCCCAGGCCCGCGAGGTGGCGATTTCCCTGGAAGATTGGGAGGCAATGCAAGCCGGAGGCGAAGCACCAGAAGAACCAGCCGAAGGTCCCATGACCGTCGCGACCGTACCTCCGAAACAGCGTCGGACAAACAAGGTGGTGCCCGGCACGGATGAACCGAGCGATTTGGAAGAAGCGATAGAAGAAGACTCCCTCCTTGAAGCCGACTGCGACGTCACTTCAGCGTCCGTCGAAGATGAGACTGTCGCGGAAGACGACGAAGAATATGAGTACGACGAAGAGGAGGAGGAAGCTGAACTCCCAGAAGTAGAGAAAGATTCTGAACTAGAAGCATCAGCGGAGGACGAATCCGAGGAAGATTACGAGGAAGAGTACGAGGAAGAGTACGAGGAAGAGTACGAGGAAGAGTACGAGGAAGAGTACGAAGACGACGAGGGTGGGGAAGCTGAAGCGGACGACGATGCAGAGGCTGACGATGCAGAATACGAGTACGAATATGAATACGAAGAAGAGGAAGTCGACGAAGAGGGCGAAGTAGCTGAGTCAGACGGCGAGGACGACGACTCGGAGTGGGAATACGAAGAAGAGGAGGAAGAGGACGAACTCTGGGAGGACGATGAGGACGCGACAGCCTCCGAGCCGGAACAACGCTCTGCTTAGGCTAGTGGGTGCTTCCCCAAAAAGGGGGGGAGACAATCCCCCCATTGGGTAGAACCACCTCTTGGTAAGTTTGCACCGCGGTCGAAAACTACTGCGGGTTTCCACATAGGGACGCAAAATTCCTTATAAATAACTACTTGGACCAATATCGTCCAAACAACTCCTAATGAGGAG contains:
- a CDS encoding PP2C family serine/threonine-protein phosphatase — translated: MTIEWRSIVRSVQGESHVADDIPCQDSSRVRVLEGKSVGTLVACVADGAGSAKHSAVGSLVVCNAIVECVDAYLEAHGTIADLDESQIIQWCDVARQRLDEEAKVRESRSAEFATTLCAAILSPTGSCFFQIGDGAIVLEQKGVHGVVFWPESGEYINTTTFLTSKEYRDRLQLYVTESIFCNVAMFTDGIDRIALRFDSQTPHSPFFEPLFQALRTLPDWQSLGDKLEGFLRSPSVSSRSDDDKTLLLAARKDD
- a CDS encoding tetratricopeptide repeat protein, yielding MADENKLYDEADQLKAAGKLDEAAAKLGEALAINDQYALGHSAMAVVLQKMGKHEEAIEHACKVAELDPMDPFSFTALSVTYQRAYAGTGNMDYVRLAEEAMERSRQLSQG
- a CDS encoding vWA domain-containing protein, whose product is MDQISAENAFDSVEFAENPEPRVPCVLILDTSTSMHGPRIAELNKGLETYRDELLADTLAAKRVEVAIVTFGGRVTRLVEFATALDFNPPKLNVIGGTPMGEAIQVALDMIEERKASYRENGIAYYRPWAFLITDGEPNDHWKPIIQRVHKGEQEKAFCFFAVGVEGANMKVLDEISVRKSLWLQGTKFRELFSWLSNSQQAVSRSSPGDEVPLEDPTSGPSGWAQI
- the lpxA gene encoding acyl-ACP--UDP-N-acetylglucosamine O-acyltransferase, with product MIHSTAIISDQAQIGADVEIGPFSIIEGDVVIGARTKLAGHVTIKSGTTLGTDNSVCEGTVLGGFAQHANRPEKSGRLVIGSRNTIREHSTVHRAIHADQTTTIGDDCLLMVGAHVAHDCRVGNRVILTNGVMLGGHVEVGDRACLGGNAAVHQHCRIGRLAMVGGCTKVVQDLPPFVLTDGATALIVGLNRVGLQRAGFTREEVLELKAAYRVIYREGLTFNEMLNALESRFPVGLAAEYTEFFRVGTRGFVQERRSPPKIALRVHPAVDEDESDKPEIKAFPHAA
- the truB gene encoding tRNA pseudouridine(55) synthase TruB — translated: MLGFLNINKPAGWTSRDVVNRVQRLVRPAKAGHAGTLDPLATGVLVVAVGRATRLIEYVQQKQKRYEASFLLGRRSPSEDIETEVSEIVEATIPTLTEINAALPRFVGSIEQRPPAYSAVHVAGRRAYDLAREGKEVSIAPRSVEVDRLDFTRYEYPELDLAIDCGSGTYVRSLGRDLAESLGTGAVMSRLVRTAIGEFTLNQSVAIDELTPERIEEELVPLAVAVSHLPQMMLSSEQVRELEFGRTIAVEGYRAGAEIAGINGRGDLVAVLTEKRAGILKVLRNFAPSV
- a CDS encoding DUF3467 domain-containing protein, with the protein product MADEKKEPKEAQAANQQEQQRVQVDDHNASCSYANFCRVTGTPEELIIDFGLNSQPFGVPTEPVVITQRLVTNYYTAKRLLHALHLSVQRHEQAFGPLETDVQKRVVQKPS
- a CDS encoding DNA translocase FtsK; amino-acid sequence: MFENRSLRIDLFTLILLAATAVLGVALFSYNSADPPSSLVQPPQTEFHNACGPIGAYVAHYLLESVGVGAYYLFGSLVVLSVVLMWRGEIDQPVLRAVGWTLSLVAVSTLANLLLPNISPGPEIGPGGFLGAMGRVLLESHFASTGAYILTLSVLLAGWLLSTDYFLFHAAAVTTRVSGRGIMTLGHFSTSNPLARKARPKSDVEDGIEDEGDEEEEYEYEYEDDGEEDAEDEEWEYEDDEEDDAAEEEEVLIRTPASKQEPESASDEEGIVEQEEDDEVPAKPLKNKLASALGIGKKKSEPKKSLLKKTEREEVISQLDAAEQKFPETEFDYVLPPLDLLLESDTVCYEEHEKEVRRKAKILEKTFKNFGFNVKVVEIETGPVIAQYEVQLEAGLRLAKITNLADDLAIALRVPSVRIVAPIPGKNTVGIEVPNENRQLVRMREVIEEANGRAARMKIPIYLGKDVSGNPLVVDLTTMPHLLIAGRTGTGKSVCLNTIILSMLMSRGPDEVRMLMIDPKMVELSGYQKLPHLMHPVVTDMKKAEAILAWGVDKMEERYQLLARAGVRHVTVYNQLSEEELRQRIKPTSEAEWEQIPKQLPFIVIVADEMADLMMTAGKDVEQHIIRLAQKSRAVGIHLILATQKPTVDVITGLIKSNLPARIAFQVASRTDSRVVLDEMGADKLLGNGDMLFLSPGTSQLLRGQGTYLSDDEITRVVDFVGTDVPQFAKELIELKTKEEEEAAVPGQLKNRDEMYEAAVDIVVRERRGSVSLLQRCLGIGYGRAARLIDFMAEDGIVGEYNGSQAREVAISLEDWEAMQAGGEAPEEPAEGPMTVATVPPKQRRTNKVVPGTDEPSDLEEAIEEDSLLEADCDVTSASVEDETVAEDDEEYEYDEEEEEAELPEVEKDSELEASAEDESEEDYEEEYEEEYEEEYEEEYEEEYEDDEGGEAEADDDAEADDAEYEYEYEYEEEEVDEEGEVAESDGEDDDSEWEYEEEEEEDELWEDDEDATASEPEQRSA
- the rsmG gene encoding 16S rRNA (guanine(527)-N(7))-methyltransferase RsmG; protein product: MSETENTQPTPADLAHALCEVGIELPDDRIGLLDRYRSVLWRWNEQINLTRHTTLEKFVNRDVVDSLELAKLLPERKRILDIGTGGGVPGLILAICRPDLKVSVCESMQKKAKVVEAIVSELHLPATVYGCRAEEVLQLQTFDTLVARGVASLSKILRWFEPHWSAFDQLLLIKGRKWVLERGEARHNGLLKKLELRKAATYLTPASEAESVILSITSPKTTSRRG